The Nonlabens spongiae genome contains a region encoding:
- a CDS encoding GAF domain-containing protein yields MKKEDLKPKITEIAKNPDFQPQVKMQAICDLIQKNLDRYNWVGFYMAHETEPTLHLKAQAGEPTDHTVIPFGKGICGQVAVSNKNFVVDDVTAQDNYIACSIHVKSEVVIPLFKNGKNIGQIDIDSHTINAFDESDERFLEWVNEQVSEFL; encoded by the coding sequence ATGAAGAAGGAAGATCTCAAACCCAAAATCACTGAAATCGCAAAAAACCCTGATTTTCAACCACAGGTAAAAATGCAAGCAATTTGCGACTTGATTCAAAAGAATCTAGATCGTTATAACTGGGTGGGATTCTACATGGCACATGAGACTGAGCCTACATTACACTTAAAAGCGCAGGCTGGAGAACCTACTGACCATACGGTAATCCCATTTGGGAAAGGCATATGTGGACAGGTAGCTGTGTCAAATAAAAACTTTGTGGTGGATGACGTAACCGCACAAGATAATTACATCGCTTGCAGTATCCATGTGAAAAGCGAGGTCGTCATTCCATTATTTAAGAATGGCAAAAACATAGGGCAGATCGATATCGACAGCCATACCATCAATGCTTTTGACGAGAGCGACGAGCGGTTTCTAGAATGGGTAAACGAGCAGGTGTCTGAGTTTTTGTAA
- the galE gene encoding UDP-glucose 4-epimerase GalE, translating to MKKIVVTGGLGYIGSHVTVELQEQGYDVVVLDNLSNTSIDVLDNIGRITGKKPEFEQLDVRNKQAVAGFFGKHHDVDGIIHFAASKAVGESVENPLLYYENNLNSLVYILQNIQDKQVSFIFSSSCTVYGQADELPITEQAPVKPAESPYGNTKQVGEEIIRDTCKVAPNLKAIALRYFNPIGAHKSAEIGELPLGVPQNLVPYITQTAAGLREELSVFGDDYPTRDGTAIRDYIHVVDLAKAHVAALQRLIEDKAETNYEVFNVGTGTGSTVLEVVNAFEKSTGQKLNYKIVDRRAGDVTAAYAQTDKVNKILGWKTEYSLEDSLASAWKWEKKVRRIS from the coding sequence ATGAAAAAAATTGTTGTTACAGGAGGTCTAGGCTACATAGGGTCTCACGTTACTGTTGAGTTGCAAGAGCAAGGTTACGACGTAGTTGTCTTAGACAATCTTTCTAATACATCAATTGATGTATTGGATAATATTGGCCGCATCACAGGTAAAAAACCTGAATTTGAACAACTCGATGTGCGTAATAAACAGGCCGTTGCTGGATTTTTCGGAAAACATCATGATGTCGATGGGATCATTCATTTTGCAGCCTCAAAGGCAGTAGGTGAAAGTGTTGAAAATCCGCTTCTGTATTACGAGAACAATCTCAATTCTCTAGTTTATATACTTCAGAACATCCAAGATAAGCAGGTGAGCTTTATCTTCAGTTCTTCATGTACCGTTTATGGTCAGGCAGATGAATTACCTATCACGGAACAAGCCCCAGTCAAGCCTGCAGAATCTCCATATGGAAACACAAAACAAGTAGGCGAGGAAATCATAAGAGATACATGTAAGGTAGCTCCTAATCTTAAAGCAATCGCTCTGCGATATTTTAACCCCATAGGAGCACATAAAAGTGCCGAGATCGGAGAGCTGCCTCTGGGAGTGCCACAAAATCTTGTTCCTTACATTACCCAAACAGCGGCAGGGCTTAGAGAAGAATTATCTGTTTTTGGTGATGATTACCCGACTCGCGATGGTACAGCCATTAGAGACTATATACATGTTGTAGACCTAGCAAAAGCTCACGTTGCAGCTCTCCAGAGACTTATTGAAGATAAGGCTGAAACTAATTATGAGGTTTTTAATGTAGGAACTGGTACAGGTTCTACCGTTCTAGAAGTAGTAAATGCTTTTGAAAAATCTACCGGTCAAAAACTCAATTACAAAATTGTTGATAGACGCGCCGGCGATGTTACAGCAGCCTACGCACAAACTGATAAGGTAAATAAAATACTAGGCTGGAAGACCGAGTATTCTCTTGAGGACTCCCTCGCCAGCGCTTGGAAGTGGGAGAAGAAAGTGAGGAGGATTAGCTAG
- a CDS encoding anhydro-N-acetylmuramic acid kinase, with translation MTNHQYYNVLGVMSGTSLDGVDIAHITLVRKEQWSFTIHNAITVPYPSEILNLLKKAMHRDPDQLQQLDQEYTKYLGKILNEFISDYKITNLLAICSHGHTIHHQPENGYTYQIGNLPELAQITKHRIVCDFRVQDVAMGGQGAPLVPIGDRLLFADYDCCMNLGGFANLSFEKNGVRLAYDICPVNVVLNHYALKLGKEYDAGGAFAKAGTPQTAVLKKLNKLPFYHQSHPKSLGMEWVNEKIFPILESIKNPEETLATFTEHAAFQIAQNLSENSKVLVTGGGAYNKYLLKRVNSYKKIQLVIPDPMIVEFKEALVFALLGVLKLRNANNCLASVTGALGDHSSGAIYNP, from the coding sequence ATGACCAACCATCAGTACTATAACGTTCTAGGAGTCATGTCCGGCACATCACTAGATGGTGTGGATATTGCCCACATTACCTTAGTACGCAAAGAGCAATGGAGCTTTACAATCCATAATGCGATAACTGTTCCTTATCCATCTGAAATATTGAACCTCCTCAAAAAGGCGATGCATCGTGATCCAGATCAGTTGCAGCAACTGGATCAGGAATACACTAAGTATTTAGGTAAAATTCTCAATGAATTTATCTCAGATTATAAAATTACCAATCTACTGGCCATCTGCTCACACGGTCACACCATTCATCATCAACCAGAAAATGGCTACACGTATCAGATAGGAAACCTGCCAGAACTTGCTCAAATTACAAAACATAGGATCGTTTGTGATTTCAGGGTTCAAGATGTTGCGATGGGTGGTCAGGGAGCTCCATTGGTTCCCATAGGCGATCGATTGTTGTTTGCAGATTACGACTGCTGCATGAATTTGGGCGGCTTTGCTAATCTGAGTTTTGAGAAAAATGGTGTACGATTGGCTTACGACATCTGCCCGGTAAATGTCGTTTTGAATCATTATGCCTTGAAACTGGGTAAAGAGTATGATGCGGGTGGCGCTTTCGCGAAAGCGGGAACTCCTCAAACCGCTGTGCTCAAAAAGTTGAACAAACTACCCTTTTATCATCAGTCCCACCCCAAATCCCTGGGAATGGAATGGGTCAATGAGAAAATCTTCCCGATACTCGAAAGCATCAAAAATCCTGAAGAAACACTCGCAACCTTTACGGAACACGCCGCGTTCCAAATCGCGCAAAACCTCTCAGAAAACTCCAAAGTTTTGGTAACCGGTGGAGGTGCTTATAATAAGTATCTTTTGAAGAGGGTAAATTCTTATAAAAAAATCCAACTGGTCATTCCAGATCCTATGATTGTTGAATTCAAGGAGGCATTGGTATTTGCTCTTTTGGGAGTACTCAAGTTACGCAATGCAAACAATTGTCTAGCGTCAGTGACAGGGGCTCTGGGCGATCACAGCAGTGGAGCGATTTACAACCCTTAA
- a CDS encoding Glu/Leu/Phe/Val dehydrogenase dimerization domain-containing protein, which produces MKELLKRYENADPEIVFHWNDPETEAEGWTVINSLRGGAAGGGTRMREGLDKNEVLSLAKTMEIKFTVSGPAIGGAKSGINFDPQDPRKKGVLERWYKAVSPLLKSYYGTGGDLNVDEIHEVIPITENSGVWHPQEGVFNGHFSPTEADKINRIGQLRHGVIKVIENPEFSPDVSRKYTVADMITGYGVAEAVHHYYNIYGGDIKGKRAVIQGFGNVGSAAAFYLSQLGAKIVGIIDRAGGLINKDGFSHEEITELFLNKDGNALKADNMMSFEDINKQIWSLETEIFAPCAASRLISQEQIDTMINSGLEVISCGANVPFADKEIFFGPIMENTDSRVSLIPDFISNCGMARVFAYFMERRVQMTDEAIFNDTSMTIRNAIQNTFNNNSSKQHISATAFEIALKQLV; this is translated from the coding sequence ATGAAAGAACTCCTTAAACGCTATGAAAACGCAGATCCAGAAATCGTTTTTCACTGGAATGACCCAGAAACAGAAGCCGAAGGCTGGACAGTAATCAATAGTCTGAGAGGCGGTGCTGCCGGCGGTGGAACTCGCATGAGAGAAGGTCTTGATAAAAACGAAGTGCTCTCTCTAGCAAAAACCATGGAGATCAAGTTCACGGTCTCAGGACCTGCAATAGGCGGCGCAAAATCAGGAATCAACTTTGACCCACAAGATCCACGCAAAAAAGGCGTCTTGGAGCGCTGGTATAAAGCCGTTTCTCCTTTGTTAAAAAGTTATTACGGAACTGGTGGGGATTTGAATGTGGACGAGATACACGAGGTGATCCCGATTACAGAAAACAGTGGCGTATGGCATCCTCAAGAGGGTGTTTTTAATGGCCACTTCTCCCCTACTGAGGCTGATAAGATCAATCGTATAGGTCAGTTGCGTCACGGTGTGATCAAGGTTATAGAAAACCCTGAGTTCTCACCAGATGTTTCCCGTAAATACACAGTAGCCGATATGATTACCGGTTACGGAGTTGCAGAAGCCGTACACCACTACTATAATATTTATGGTGGAGATATAAAAGGTAAGAGAGCCGTCATTCAAGGCTTTGGTAATGTAGGGAGCGCTGCGGCGTTCTATCTTTCTCAGTTAGGCGCAAAAATCGTAGGTATCATTGACCGCGCAGGTGGATTGATCAATAAAGACGGTTTCTCGCACGAGGAGATTACCGAACTTTTCCTCAACAAAGACGGAAACGCGCTTAAAGCCGATAACATGATGTCTTTTGAGGATATCAACAAACAAATCTGGTCGCTGGAAACAGAAATTTTTGCCCCTTGTGCAGCTTCAAGATTGATCAGTCAGGAACAGATCGACACCATGATCAATTCAGGTCTTGAAGTGATTTCTTGTGGTGCAAATGTTCCTTTTGCTGATAAGGAAATTTTCTTCGGTCCCATCATGGAAAATACAGATTCCAGAGTGAGTCTGATTCCAGATTTTATTTCGAACTGTGGTATGGCGCGAGTCTTTGCCTACTTCATGGAGCGTCGCGTTCAAATGACTGATGAGGCCATTTTCAACGACACCAGCATGACCATAAGAAACGCCATCCAAAATACGTTCAACAACAACAGTTCAAAACAACACATAAGCGCAACCGCTTTTGAAATTGCATTAAAACAACTCGTATAA
- a CDS encoding exosortase F system-associated membrane protein, whose amino-acid sequence MTVSRLISFVMIALLLTGLVCVRAFEVAIFQDPLQSYFLGDFQKYAFPEVNIFKLIALTSFRFLINTVLSLWILWFLYKKKRFVNAALWVYLFAFVILMALFIILFQTSGDLGKMAFFYTRRFLIHPVILFVLVAGFYFLKSKKRLNFD is encoded by the coding sequence ATGACGGTTTCCAGGCTCATATCGTTTGTAATGATCGCTTTGTTGCTGACCGGGCTGGTATGCGTTAGAGCTTTTGAGGTAGCGATTTTTCAAGATCCCTTGCAAAGTTATTTTTTAGGTGATTTCCAGAAATATGCCTTTCCTGAGGTCAATATTTTTAAACTGATTGCGCTGACCAGTTTTAGGTTTTTGATCAACACGGTTTTGTCGCTCTGGATCTTATGGTTTCTCTACAAAAAGAAGCGATTTGTCAATGCAGCCTTATGGGTGTACCTGTTTGCGTTTGTCATCTTAATGGCTTTATTTATTATTCTATTTCAAACGAGCGGCGACCTGGGGAAAATGGCATTTTTCTACACAAGAAGATTTTTGATTCATCCTGTAATTTTATTTGTGCTGGTGGCTGGTTTCTACTTTTTGAAAAGTAAGAAACGTCTGAATTTTGACTAA
- the nhaB gene encoding sodium/proton antiporter NhaB encodes MFKNFLGNSPSWFKYTMLAFLVFNTVAFFAGISGTILGWIFIGEFIFCLAMALKCYPLQSGGLLAIQVLALGLTTPGHPGAEHGVYAEVSNNLEVILLLVFMVAGIYFMKPLLMYIFVKLFTKIKSKLVLSLVFVVLSALLSAFLDALTVTAVLISVGLGFYNVYHKIHSSDLDLDHDNTLDREQLSGETLEKFRAFLRSLVMHGVVGTALGGVCTIVGEPQNLLIGAKLGWNFVEFFKVMSVITIPVLFAGILTTILLETTKTFGFGQKMPPVVRQIIEGWMEKRDAERTDKEKYALFVQAISAILLITGLALHIAPVGFIGLGLIVIQTAFMGITDEHSLGKAFEEALPFTGLLVVFFVIVAMIHDQHLFAPIIDWALHQDPSSQPAIFYLANGFLSMISDNVFVATVYINEVGAAYDAGTITREQYEHLAVAINTGTNLPSVATPNGQAAFLFLLTSALAPVINLSYGRMVKMALPYTIVLTLVGLAGVYIYL; translated from the coding sequence ATGTTTAAAAACTTTTTAGGTAACAGTCCCAGTTGGTTCAAATACACCATGCTCGCCTTTCTGGTATTTAATACCGTAGCATTTTTTGCGGGAATTTCTGGAACGATTTTAGGCTGGATTTTCATAGGTGAATTCATCTTTTGTCTTGCGATGGCTCTTAAATGCTACCCACTACAATCTGGTGGTTTGCTTGCGATTCAGGTTTTGGCATTGGGACTCACCACGCCAGGTCATCCAGGCGCTGAGCACGGTGTTTATGCAGAAGTAAGCAACAACTTAGAAGTAATTCTTCTTTTAGTCTTCATGGTGGCAGGTATCTATTTCATGAAGCCGCTGCTCATGTACATATTCGTGAAGCTGTTTACTAAAATCAAGTCTAAGCTGGTGCTTTCACTTGTTTTTGTCGTACTAAGTGCTTTATTATCAGCTTTCCTTGATGCTTTAACGGTGACTGCGGTATTGATAAGCGTGGGTCTAGGTTTTTATAATGTCTATCATAAAATTCATTCCAGCGATCTGGACCTGGATCACGATAACACCCTCGACCGCGAGCAGCTTAGTGGGGAAACGCTAGAAAAATTCAGAGCGTTTTTGCGCAGTCTTGTGATGCATGGCGTGGTAGGTACGGCGCTAGGAGGCGTTTGTACAATTGTGGGAGAACCACAAAACCTACTCATAGGTGCAAAATTAGGTTGGAACTTTGTTGAGTTCTTTAAAGTCATGTCAGTCATTACGATTCCTGTTCTTTTTGCAGGGATTTTGACTACAATTTTGCTAGAGACGACAAAAACGTTCGGCTTTGGTCAAAAAATGCCTCCTGTTGTGCGTCAGATTATTGAAGGCTGGATGGAGAAGCGAGACGCAGAACGTACGGATAAAGAAAAGTATGCATTGTTCGTTCAAGCGATTTCAGCTATATTGTTGATTACTGGACTTGCATTGCACATCGCACCCGTAGGATTTATAGGTCTAGGACTCATTGTTATCCAGACGGCTTTTATGGGAATTACTGACGAGCACAGTTTAGGTAAAGCTTTTGAAGAAGCATTACCATTTACAGGATTACTCGTTGTATTCTTTGTGATCGTGGCAATGATCCACGATCAGCATTTGTTTGCTCCCATTATTGACTGGGCATTACATCAAGATCCGAGCAGCCAGCCAGCAATATTCTACCTGGCCAACGGTTTCTTGAGCATGATTTCTGATAACGTATTTGTAGCCACAGTTTACATTAACGAAGTGGGTGCCGCTTACGACGCTGGAACAATCACAAGAGAACAATACGAGCATCTTGCCGTGGCGATCAATACGGGTACAAATTTACCTAGTGTAGCGACGCCTAACGGGCAGGCAGCGTTCTTGTTCTTGCTTACCTCAGCCCTTGCCCCTGTGATTAATCTTTCCTATGGTAGAATGGTAAAAATGGCATTGCCTTATACGATTGTTCTTACATTGGTTGGCCTCGCCGGAGTCTACATTTATCTGTAG
- a CDS encoding energy transducer TonB encodes MILSVLLILAVIAVFRFVSVLNIIEPPQESGIAVNFGNTDVGSGNNFQPAPTKVTPPSNPEPVEPTETSPVDNVQTQENTDAPTIESDPTVTEPVEKPVKKPEVKKPIEKPKPKPSSSVLDAISNVEGAQEVDGENNDGEGPGDGPGNKGQLNGNPYANTYYGNPGNGQGGKGYGLSGRGKVAGQGVKPDCFETGTVIVEIEVNRQGRVVKATPGKRGSTNTAACLLEAAQQSAKTYKFTPAPEANPIQIGFIEVVFKVGQ; translated from the coding sequence ATGATACTGAGTGTATTATTGATACTTGCAGTGATTGCAGTTTTCAGGTTTGTATCTGTTCTCAATATTATTGAGCCACCCCAAGAAAGCGGTATCGCAGTGAATTTTGGGAATACTGACGTAGGTAGCGGGAACAATTTTCAGCCGGCACCTACTAAAGTAACTCCACCGTCCAACCCAGAGCCAGTAGAACCTACTGAAACCTCGCCAGTAGACAACGTCCAAACTCAAGAAAATACCGATGCGCCGACCATCGAGTCAGATCCCACAGTGACAGAACCTGTAGAAAAGCCGGTTAAAAAGCCTGAAGTCAAAAAACCAATCGAAAAACCTAAGCCCAAACCATCTAGCAGTGTACTTGACGCCATCAGTAATGTGGAAGGCGCTCAAGAAGTCGATGGGGAAAACAACGACGGTGAAGGTCCAGGTGACGGACCTGGAAATAAAGGTCAGCTCAATGGAAATCCTTATGCTAACACCTATTACGGCAACCCTGGCAATGGACAAGGCGGTAAAGGTTACGGCTTAAGTGGTCGTGGCAAAGTTGCTGGACAAGGTGTTAAACCAGATTGCTTCGAGACCGGTACGGTCATAGTAGAAATTGAGGTAAATCGGCAGGGTCGTGTGGTTAAAGCCACGCCTGGTAAACGCGGTAGTACAAATACAGCGGCTTGCTTACTGGAAGCTGCACAACAAAGCGCTAAAACCTACAAATTTACGCCAGCTCCTGAAGCAAACCCGATCCAGATAGGATTCATAGAAGTTGTTTTCAAAGTAGGACAGTAA
- the xrtF gene encoding exosortase family protein XrtF, which translates to MSKLKPYYPVFKFVGIFAGIYVILSLLYYLYTSQDWTGVNYPDPVTSHVSHQTKELLQLLGYNATIENTAQLPSINLFIDGNIVFRVIEGCNAMSVSILFLAFVLAFAKAWKKTLLFCLFGVLAIYAVNLFRLVLLAVIFVDHPDYAHTAHDLIFPAIIYGMTVLLWIFWIRKPKNA; encoded by the coding sequence TTGAGCAAACTCAAGCCTTATTATCCAGTATTCAAATTTGTAGGGATTTTTGCAGGTATCTACGTGATCTTGTCGTTGTTGTATTACCTCTACACGAGCCAAGACTGGACTGGGGTAAACTATCCAGATCCAGTCACTTCACACGTGAGTCACCAGACTAAGGAATTACTGCAGCTATTAGGTTACAACGCAACTATTGAAAACACGGCGCAACTCCCTTCCATCAATCTTTTCATCGATGGGAATATTGTTTTCAGGGTCATCGAGGGCTGCAATGCCATGAGTGTAAGCATTCTGTTTCTTGCTTTTGTTCTCGCTTTCGCGAAAGCGTGGAAAAAAACGCTCCTTTTCTGTTTATTTGGAGTCTTGGCGATTTATGCGGTTAATTTGTTCAGGCTCGTGCTACTGGCGGTAATTTTTGTAGATCATCCTGATTATGCGCATACTGCTCACGATTTGATCTTCCCAGCGATCATTTACGGAATGACCGTTTTGTTATGGATCTTCTGGATCAGAAAACCTAAGAACGCATGA
- a CDS encoding ExbD/TolR family protein produces MNLRGRNKVSPEFSMSSMTDIVFLLLVFFLLTSPSITPQALDLLLPSSSGKTKTQGKVTVSISKEGEFYVNATKVEPEEMEAQILSLLEGKEKPSIILRADTGSEVGNSVLVMDIANRNDITCVLATKPN; encoded by the coding sequence ATGAATTTAAGAGGTAGAAATAAGGTAAGTCCAGAGTTTTCCATGTCTTCCATGACAGACATCGTGTTTCTGTTGCTGGTTTTCTTTCTCTTGACCTCACCATCGATTACACCACAAGCGCTTGACTTATTATTGCCTAGCAGCAGTGGTAAAACCAAGACTCAAGGAAAAGTTACTGTGAGTATTTCAAAAGAAGGTGAGTTTTATGTCAATGCAACCAAAGTCGAGCCTGAAGAAATGGAGGCACAGATTTTGAGTTTGCTTGAAGGCAAGGAAAAGCCGTCTATCATCTTAAGAGCAGATACGGGTAGCGAAGTAGGTAATTCTGTGCTGGTTATGGATATCGCAAACAGAAACGACATTACCTGCGTGCTTGCCACAAAACCTAATTGA
- a CDS encoding MotA/TolQ/ExbB proton channel family protein, with protein sequence MSLFLQETAEQIVEEPIVHEKSESLLSLITAGGTAGTVIIIVLIILLFVAFYIYFERLMAINKSSKIDDNFMLQIKDNVANGRIDAAKMLCAKENSPVARLTEKGISRIGSPLEDINQAIENAGKLEVYKLEKNVSILATIAGAAPMIGFLGTVIGMVLAFRQLAEAGGSADMGNLAGGIYTAMITTVAGLIVGIIAYIGYNHLVVKTDKVVHQMEANAVDFLDLLNEPA encoded by the coding sequence ATGAGTCTATTCCTTCAAGAAACTGCAGAACAGATCGTGGAAGAACCGATCGTTCACGAGAAATCAGAATCCCTATTAAGCCTGATCACAGCTGGCGGAACCGCCGGTACCGTGATCATCATAGTATTGATCATCTTATTATTTGTAGCCTTTTATATCTATTTTGAACGATTAATGGCAATAAATAAAAGCTCCAAAATCGATGACAATTTCATGTTGCAGATCAAGGATAACGTAGCAAACGGACGCATAGATGCGGCAAAAATGCTGTGTGCCAAAGAAAATTCACCAGTCGCCCGACTCACCGAAAAAGGTATCAGCCGTATAGGATCACCGCTTGAAGACATCAATCAAGCGATTGAAAACGCGGGCAAGCTTGAAGTCTATAAACTAGAGAAAAACGTAAGTATCCTGGCAACTATCGCCGGTGCCGCGCCCATGATCGGATTCTTGGGAACGGTAATAGGTATGGTTCTCGCGTTTAGACAACTTGCTGAGGCTGGTGGTTCTGCTGATATGGGGAATCTTGCCGGTGGTATCTACACCGCAATGATCACCACGGTTGCCGGTCTTATTGTGGGAATTATCGCCTACATAGGTTACAATCACCTCGTTGTAAAAACAGATAAGGTAGTGCACCAGATGGAGGCAAATGCCGTAGACTTCCTCGACTTACTAAATGAACCTGCTTAA
- a CDS encoding acyl-CoA dehydrogenase, with protein MDFGLTEEHLMIRDAARDFAKNELLPGVIERDTHQRFPAEQVKKMGELGFLGMMADPKYGGGGMDTVSYVLVMEELSKIDASASVIVSVNNSLVCWGLDTFGTEAQKEKYLTKLTTGESIGAFCLSEPEAGSDATSQKTTAIDKGDHYVLNGTKNWITNGNSADYYLVIAQTDREKKHRGINAFIVEKGWDGFEVGVKEDKLGIRGSDTHSLIFNDVKVPKENRIGEDGFGFKFAMKTLSGGRIGIAAQALGIASGAYELAREYSKVRKAFGTEICNHQAIAFKLADMHTSITAARHMVMKSAWDKDMGKNYDMSGAMAKLYASQVAMDVTVEAVQVHGGNGYVKEYHVERLMRDAKITQIYEGTSEIQKIVISRGLLQD; from the coding sequence ATGGATTTTGGTCTTACTGAAGAGCATTTAATGATTAGGGACGCGGCAAGGGATTTTGCCAAGAATGAGTTACTGCCCGGAGTTATCGAGCGTGACACCCACCAGAGATTCCCTGCAGAGCAGGTGAAAAAGATGGGTGAGCTGGGTTTTTTAGGTATGATGGCTGATCCCAAGTATGGTGGTGGCGGTATGGATACCGTTTCTTATGTGCTGGTTATGGAAGAGCTTTCTAAAATTGATGCGAGTGCCTCCGTCATAGTTTCCGTAAACAACTCGCTCGTTTGTTGGGGTCTGGATACTTTTGGGACTGAAGCTCAGAAGGAAAAGTATTTGACGAAACTTACTACAGGTGAATCCATAGGTGCATTCTGCCTTTCTGAGCCAGAAGCAGGAAGTGATGCAACCTCGCAAAAAACCACTGCCATAGATAAAGGTGATCACTATGTTCTTAACGGTACTAAAAACTGGATCACAAATGGTAACAGTGCTGATTATTACCTCGTCATCGCACAAACCGATCGTGAGAAAAAGCATAGAGGAATCAACGCTTTTATCGTAGAAAAAGGCTGGGATGGTTTTGAAGTAGGTGTAAAAGAAGATAAGCTAGGAATACGCGGTAGCGATACACACTCTTTGATCTTTAATGACGTGAAGGTTCCTAAAGAGAATAGAATAGGAGAAGATGGATTCGGTTTCAAGTTTGCGATGAAAACGCTTTCTGGTGGTCGTATAGGTATCGCCGCTCAAGCGTTGGGAATTGCTAGCGGAGCTTATGAATTGGCTCGTGAATATTCTAAAGTGCGCAAAGCCTTCGGAACTGAAATTTGCAATCACCAAGCCATTGCCTTCAAACTTGCCGATATGCATACCAGCATAACCGCTGCACGTCACATGGTGATGAAAAGTGCTTGGGACAAGGATATGGGTAAGAATTATGACATGAGTGGAGCTATGGCAAAACTTTATGCTTCACAAGTGGCTATGGACGTTACTGTTGAAGCAGTTCAGGTTCATGGTGGTAACGGCTATGTAAAAGAATACCACGTAGAACGTTTGATGCGTGATGCAAAAATCACTCAGATATATGAAGGAACAAGTGAGATTCAGAAAATTGTGATCTCAAGAGGTTTACTTCAAGACTGA